A window of the Brassica napus cultivar Da-Ae chromosome A2, Da-Ae, whole genome shotgun sequence genome harbors these coding sequences:
- the LOC106367179 gene encoding UDP-glucose 6-dehydrogenase 3-like yields the protein MVKICCIGAGYVGGPTMAVIALKCPSVEVAVVDISVPRITAWNSDQLPIYEPGLDDVVKQCRGKNLFFSTDVEKHVREADIVFVSVNTPTKTRGLGAGKAADLTYWESAARMIADVSVSDKIVVEKSTVPVKTAEAIEKILTHNSKGIKFQILSNPEFLAEGTAIEDLFKPDRVLIGGRETPEGFAAVKALKDIYSQWVPEERILTTNLWSAELSKLAANAFLAQRISSVNAMSALCEATGANVTEVSYAVGKDSRIGPKFLNSSVGFGGSCFQKDILNLVYICECNGLPEVAEYWKQVIKINDYQKTRFVNRIVSSMFNTVSNKKIAVLGFAFKKDTGDTRETPAIDVCKGLIGDKARISIYDPQVTEEQIQRDLTMNKFDWDHPLHLQPMSPTTVKQVSVAWDAYAATKDAHGICILTEWDEFKKLDYEKIFENMQKPAFVFDGRNVVDAEKLRKIGFIVYSIGKPLDQWLKDMPALA from the coding sequence atggtgaaGATATGCTGCATTGGAGCTGGATACGTCGGTGGTCCAACCATGGCCGTCATTGCACTAAAATGCCCATCCGTTGAAGTAGCTGTCGTCGACATCTCCGTCCCAAGAATCACCGCCTGGAACAGCGACCAGCTCCCCATCTACGAGCCCGGTCTCGACGACGTCGTCAAACAGTGCCGCGGAAAAAACCTCTTCTTCAGCACCGACGTTGAGAAACACGTCAGAGAGGCCGACATTGTCTTCGTCTCCGTCAACACCCCCACCAAGACCCGCGGCCTTGGAGCAGGCAAGGCCGCGGACTTGACTTACTGGGAGAGCGCGGCGCGCATGATCGCTGACGTCTCGGTTTCCGACAAGATCGTGGTCGAGAAATCGACCGTCCCTGTCAAAACTGCTGAGGCCATCGAGAAGATCCTCACCCACAACAGCAAAGGGATCAAGTTCCAGATCCTCTCCAACCCCGAGTTCCTCGCCGAAGGAACCGCCATCGAGGACCTTTTCAAACCGGACCGTGTGCTCATCGGCGGCCGCGAAACCCCAGAAGGGTTCGCGGCCGTGAAAGCCTTGAAAGACATTTATTCCCAGTGGGTACCCGAGGAGAGGATCCTCACCACCAATCTCTGGTCCGCAGAGCTTTCGAAGCTCGCGGCTAACGCCTTCTTAGCTCAGAGGATCTCGTCGGTCAACGCGATGTCAGCTCTATGCGAAGCGACGGGCGCCAACGTCACTGAGGTGTCCTACGCCGTCGGTAAAGACTCTAGAATCGGTCCCAAGTTCTTGAACTCGAGCGTCGGCTTCGGCGGGTCATGTTTCCAGAAGGACATCCTCAACTTAGTCTACATCTGTGAATGCAACGGCTTACCAGAAGTGGCCGAGTACTGGAAACAAGTCATCAAGATCAACGACTACCAGAAAACAAGATTCGTCAACCGAATCGTCTCCTCGATGTTCAACACAGTCTCCAACAAAAAGATCGCGGTTCTCGGTTTCGCCTTCAAGAAAGACACTGGAGACACTAGAGAGACACCAGCCATCGATGTCTGCAAAGGCCTTATAGGTGACAAGGCTCGTATCAGCATCTACGACCCGCAGGTCACCGAGGAGCAGATCCAGAGAGACTTGACCATGAACAAATTCGACTGGGACCACCCGCTTCACCTCCAGCCAATGAGCCCCACTACTGTGAAGCAAGTCTCGGTGGCTTGGGACGCCTACGCCGCGACCAAGGACGCTCACGGGATCTGTATCTTGACGGAGTGGGATGAGTTCAAGAAGCTGGATTACGAGAAGATCTTTGAGAATATGCAGAAGCCGGCGTTTGTGTTTGACGGGAGGAACGTGGTGGATGCTGAGAAGCTGAGGAAGATTGGGTTTATTGTTTACTCTATTGGTAAGCCGTTGGACCAGTGGCTCAAGGACATGCCTGCTCTTGCCTAA
- the BNAA02G02650D gene encoding uncharacterized protein BNAA02G02650D: MESLISKNVKPGTPVKDRIKSSHLENANPNVSHAKSPLTKSSSSSPIVKRSAPKKTQSPNPNPNPKPSQAVFSPRNRIRERRFVVVAKKNSRKGKKDPSSPAAETSTVREIDCRCGERKRGNMKCVCVAYETLRASQEEFLKKRSESEEKEKEEGCDLEEGEGGGESLEPEVIGALKRTRGKVVEESRRSVPESGKVMNLVEAFEKLTCFSTKKDEEEQTVGDVREQSKLWEGEKETHNTWSSAFCPNELVLTAKNLGLDPKASVSSSWDSSHKSVLSGMSNAGRRSRRNSLDSTTTMGSRKSKKKQVKVTSLKPFKLRTEQRGKVKEEEFAKKLQEITMVEEKMRIPIAQGLPWTTDEPECLVKPHVKDITIPVDLTLHSDVRAVERAEFDQQIAVKMSFMEQYKMEREREQKLAEEEEIRRLRKELVPKAQPMPYFDRPFIPRRSNKHPTAPRDPKFHIPQHKKIRCCSSSSCSETGSYLSDFNYQFL; the protein is encoded by the exons ATGGAATCGTTAATTTCGAAGAATGTTAAACCGGGGACTCCGGTTAAGGATCGGATCAAGTCGTCTCATCTGGAGAACGCCAACCCTAACGTCTCTCACGCTAAGTCCCCCCTCACGAAATCGTCATCATCATCGCCGATCGTGAAGAGATCGGCGCCTAAGAAGACTCAGAGTCCGAATCCGAATCCGAATCCGAAACCTAGCCAGGCGGTTTTCTCGCCGAGGAATCGGATCAGGGAGAGGAGGTTCGTGGTGGTGGCGAAGAAGAACTCGAGGAAAGGGAAGAAGGATCCGTCGTCGCCAGCCGCGGAGACTAGTACTGTTCGTGAGATCGATTGTAGATgcggagagaggaagagagggaACATGAAGTGCGTTTGCGTCGCGTACGAGACGCTGCGTGCTTCTCAGGAGGAGTTTCTCAAGAAACGAAGCGAGTccgaggagaaggagaaggaggaaGGATGTGATCTTGAAGAGGGAGAAGGTGGAGGAGAGTCCTTGGAGCCGGAGGTGATAGGCGCTTTGAAGAGGACGAGGGGTAAAGTGGTGGAGGAGTCGAGGAGGAGCGTGCCTGAATCTGGTAAAGTGATGAATCTTGTTGAAGCATTTGAGAAACTCACTTGCTTCAGTACCAAAAAGGACGAAGAGGAGCAAACCGTTGGGGATGTGAGAGAGCAATCTAAGTTGTGGGAGGGAGAGAAAGAGACACACAACACATGGAGTTCTGCGTTTTGTCCAAATGAATTGGTCTTGACGGCTAAGAATCTTGGGTTAGACCCCAAGGCCTCGGTCTCGTCGTCCTGGGACAGTAGCCACAAGAG TGTTTTGAGTGGGATGTCAAATGCTGGGAGGAGAAGCAGAAGAAAT AGCTTGGACTCAACGACTACGATGGGAAGCAGAAAATCGAAGAAGAAGCAGGTTAAGGTCACTTCATTGAAGCCTTTCAAACTTAGAACTGAG CAAAGAGGTAAGGTGAAAGAGGAAGAGTTTGCCAAGAAGCTCCAAGAGATAACAATGGTGGAAGAAAAGATGAGAATCCCCATTGCTCAAGGTCTTCCATGGACAACTGATGAACCTGAG TGTCTGGTTAAGCCTCATGTGAAAGATATTACAATACCAGTTGACTTGACGCTCCACTCAGATGTCCGGGCAGTAGAACGCGCAGAATTTGATCAGCAG ATTGCAGTAAAGATGAGTTTCATGGAGCAATACAAaatggaaagagagagagaacagaAG ctggcggaggaagaagaaataaGAAGGTTGAGGAAAGAATTGGTTCCAAAGGCGCAACCAATGCCATACTTTGATCGACCATTCATTCCAAGAAG GTCGAACAAACATCCAACTGCGCCAAGAGATCCCAAGTTTCACATACCGCAACACAAGAAGATCAGATGCTGCAGTTCATCTTCTTGCAGTGAAACTGGCTCTTACCTGAGCGATTTCAATTATCAATTTCTCTAG